A region of the Candidatus Methylarchaceae archaeon HK02M2 genome:
GCTTACTGGTTTAAAAGTAAAAACCACAATTGAGGAAAGTTACGCTCAGCTTGAGCAGTATTCAAAACAGAAAAATGTGACTAAAGCAGACTTAGAGAAATTGAGGGACACCATATTAGACACAAGTAACGGAGTGGTATGGTGCATGGGGATGCTGCATAAGCTCATCAAAGGCCATGAAGACGGATTTGGAAAAGGATTGTTAGAACTTTACGTTGAAACAGCCATCAATTTCAAATATGAATGTCAGAAAGATTATAACTCAATGGATACCTATCTCAAAGAAAAGCTTGAAGAGTTCACGCTTCGCTATCAGGCTTTTGAGAATTATTTTGCACAGCTGTTGTTTTTGGAACTTCAGGGTTTAAACCTCATAGTTGAGGCTTATCTTTACAATAATTACAGCACAATTGCGACGAATTATATCGAGAATACGTTTCAGACAAGGATAGAGGAGCAAGTGGAAGTGTTCTTAGATTGCGTTGCATATCTTGTTTTTAACGCCCATCCTGCGCCATTTTTAGAGTTTGCGAACTCGGGTGAATTGCCCGAACTTGATAAGGAGCCTTATAAGTCCGCTTCGCCATATGTTGCTAAAATATTTCCAAGGGCTGATTATTTTGCTGATAAAGCTATAAGGGGCACAGGAACTTTCACAGCGAGAGTAGTTCTATGTACAATCGGACTAGACGGTGATAAATATCCTGGTCAGTATAATATCCCAATTAAAAAATCACGTATTCCGGATCCAAAAGAACTAATACTGTTATTCAGAAATCCTGACATTCCTTTTCTTTTCTGGTTAGAAGGAGAATTAAAACAGACAACTCTAGAGGAAAGAGCCCCTAGTCAATGGAGCATGCCATCGACAGTTTATGATGTTGGCTCGGGGCCAACTGAGGGAAAACTCATTAAAGAAGGCTGGACAGGTACTATTTATTGGATTTATTACAATCAAATAGTAAAAATATTTGATGAATTTCCGGAGGGAGTATACCGTCTAGAAAAAGTACATAATGCGTTAAAAGACGATAACTTCAGAGATATACGAGCCGATTACATCTGCCAGGGCACTGGTTGGGTATCTGATCTCAATCACAGACACTATATGGTTAAAAAATACACTTCATTGTCTGCAACAATATCATGGGAATCTAATGACGTAAACATCATTTATGCTTGGGAAGATCCAAAAGGGCGTTTGTTGGTTGGTACTATAGTACCAGGTGGTTGGCGTTTGGACTTTGGTATTACATTATCACTTGGGAATGTTGATCCTAACGACGAATACGGTTTCTCTCATTCAGATTTCCCCATAGTAGTATCTTTGGATGATGATGGATATCCATACGGGTATTGGGGCGGATACTGGCGTACTGATTCCGGCTGGTAATGATATCGAAATATGACAGGTTCATGCCTGTCTTTCTTTATTTTTTTCATATTCTTTTTTATTATAATAGGAAAATTATAGATGTGAGTAAAAAATATGAGTGATAGTAAAAAAGAGTGCTCTAATTTATTCTTGACATTTTGAAAAAATAAAGGGTAGGCGCCAACGAACCTCTTCTACTTACGAAATGGAAGTAAGTTAAACTCTTCGAGTTCTTATATCAAATAAGTGAAACACTTTGAGACTTCTATTAGGATTTAAGAGCTCATTTAAACCTTATCTTTTTAAGCATAATCTAAATGCAAATACTTTGGAATTGGAGCGCGTCAAACCTAAAGTTTTGATCTGCGATAGCTTAGCGAAGAAGGGTATAGAGATGCTATCTTCAGCTGGTTTAGATGTAACTTACATACCCGAGATAACTAATCAAGATTTGTTGAGTATGATCCAAGAATATGATATAGTAATCGTGAGAGGTAGGACGAAAATAACTAATGAAGTTGTCTCGAAAGGTAAAAATCTGAAGATCATAGGAAGAGCAGGTGTTGGTCTCGACAACATAGATTTGGAGTCGGCTAACTCTAGAGGAATCAAGGTTTTCAATACTCCTTTAGCATCTACAAATGCAGTCGCAGAACTTACTATCGGGTTCATGATAACTCTTAGTCGAGGAATCGTCCGTGGAGATATTGGAATCAAGCAAGGTAAATGGCTTAAGCATGAACTTATGGGGTCTGAATTAAAAGGGAAGACTTTGGGAATCATCGGAATGGGTAGAATAGGTACTAGGGTCGCGAGACTTGCTAAAACTTTTGGGATGAAAATACTTGTGTTTGATATAATTGAGCTAAGTGAAGATCTTCTTGACGAGCTTGAATCAAAGATTATACCTTTGGATGAGCTATTGGCTTCTTCAGATTTCATAACCTTGCACGTTACTTTGACAAAAGAAACTCATAAAATGATAAATGAACAAAAGTTGAAAAAAATGAAGAAAACAGCATGTATAATAAATGCTTCAAGGGGTGCCGTGATAGATGAGGAAGCCCTTCTGAATGCAATCAAAAGTGGTTCTATCAAAGGCGCTGCCCTGGATGTGTTCGAATTTGAACCCCCAGTATCTAGCGAGCTTGTTAAGCTTCAAAATGTAGTCACCACACCCCATATAGGCGCACAGACAAAAGAAGCACAAGAACTCGCAGCAACTCTTTTGGCTAAAAAAATAATAGATGATATACCAAATTTATTCTAATATTTTCTATTTGGTAAATTCAGATGTCGAAAATTGGACATCCATCCATTATTGAGCGCATAGTACGTAAAAAATCCATACTCATTGCCATAATCATCTCATTATTTCTTATAATAACTATTGTCCTCTACTATCTATCTCAAGTTTCGATTATAAGCGTGGAATGGCTTATCAGTATTTTAGAAGGTATGGGTCCTTTTGGTGCATTCTTATCTGGTTTTCTTGAAGCGAGCTCCATCTTTTTAGCCATCTTCCCATCTTACATCGTAGTAGCACTATTGGGTTATATCCAACCAAATATTCTGGGTGTTATTCTTATTGGAATATCTGCTGGATTAGGCGCAGGGCTGGGTGAGTATATCAGCTACTATGTTGGTGTCGGAGGGAGATATGTTCTGTCTGAAAAAAGGAAGAAGAGTTTAGATGTTTGGCGCGTTAGATTAGAAAAATATGGCTTATGGCTCATATTGGCCTTCGCTATGACCCCTTTAACTCCAGATGACATAATATGGATACCATTAGGGCTCATAAGGTACCCAAAGATGAGAGCACTTTTTGCAGCTATAACTGGGAAGATCTTTTTGAACATATTTTATGCAACTGCCGGATATATTTACGGGCCTCAAATCATAGAATTCTTGAGTAGCGTTTTTCCATGAAAGTTATACCGATAAGAAATTTATCTCCTGTCCTATTCTCCTTTTAATCGCCTTATCATAAACTAATTTAGCAGTAACAGCATCTTGTATTGCCAACCCGGTAGCACAGAATATCGTAATTCTATCGGATG
Encoded here:
- a CDS encoding VTT domain-containing protein; its protein translation is MSKIGHPSIIERIVRKKSILIAIIISLFLIITIVLYYLSQVSIISVEWLISILEGMGPFGAFLSGFLEASSIFLAIFPSYIVVALLGYIQPNILGVILIGISAGLGAGLGEYISYYVGVGGRYVLSEKRKKSLDVWRVRLEKYGLWLILAFAMTPLTPDDIIWIPLGLIRYPKMRALFAAITGKIFLNIFYATAGYIYGPQIIEFLSSVFP
- a CDS encoding D-2-hydroxyacid dehydrogenase; the protein is MRLLLGFKSSFKPYLFKHNLNANTLELERVKPKVLICDSLAKKGIEMLSSAGLDVTYIPEITNQDLLSMIQEYDIVIVRGRTKITNEVVSKGKNLKIIGRAGVGLDNIDLESANSRGIKVFNTPLASTNAVAELTIGFMITLSRGIVRGDIGIKQGKWLKHELMGSELKGKTLGIIGMGRIGTRVARLAKTFGMKILVFDIIELSEDLLDELESKIIPLDELLASSDFITLHVTLTKETHKMINEQKLKKMKKTACIINASRGAVIDEEALLNAIKSGSIKGAALDVFEFEPPVSSELVKLQNVVTTPHIGAQTKEAQELAATLLAKKIIDDIPNLF